From the genome of Podospora bellae-mahoneyi strain CBS 112042 chromosome 2, whole genome shotgun sequence:
CTCTTCATCGGCTTTTGTCGCAGGGCCCAGCGCGCTGCTAACATCGAACGTTGGTGCTCTAGAGACTGGCGGGCCGGGTGCTGGTGgttcctcgcctcccaaCGGGGCAGCGGACTTCATCAACCCAAGGTCAATaccgtcttcctcttccggAATCGCATCGTGGCGTCGCTGTTGCTGTCTCTGGGCAAAACTGGGGCCGGCATTATGAGGTAGTGCTATGAGGGTGGGCGATGATACTGGCTCATATGCGCCGCCTCCATTGCCCATGAACGACGTCCATCCGGTTGAGGCTCCCCCATAAGTGTGGCCAACATCATCGGCAGAACCATAGGGTCGTTTCCCAAACTGTTGTCGTAGGCTGTCGTTGGACTGAAGTGACACCAAAGAAGGCCGTGGGGGGATTACGGCCCCTGTCTCATCGCGGAAGTTGTCAAAGTCGGTAATGTCAGACACTGTAGATATCCTGCTGACAGAGCCTGAAGTGGCAGAACGGAGTGGAGGTCTTGGTCTCGGTGGGTAGGAAGGATCCATTGCCAGGTATCATGACATGGTAGTCAATCCAGAtctggaaagaaaaggaacaAGTAACGAAACAAAGACGACAAGACAGAGGCAACCTGTCGGGATTTGGCAGTTAGGTGACGACAACAAGGCTCCAGTGACGAGGGGAAAGCCAATATGCAGGCCTGGGCGCTTGTAAGTCCAGGTACCAGTGCGGCTGAGGTCAAGATGGTGTTTGAGTGGTCCAAGTGGTGCCTGGGACCCTCAGTCTCGGGGACGAAAAGAGCCACAAGAGAACGGCAAGCCAAAGGGGGTCTCGGTCGGGAGGCCGATAGGGCTGAAGGTTGATGGGCTGTGGCGGTTGAGGGACGGGTGATCTCTTGGCCGAGCGGTTGTCCTTGATAGCTCTCCTGGAGCCTCATCTCACGTCGACACCAGGTCTTTTGTCGGAGAGAGAATATGGAGAGGGCGCATGGCTTCCAGAAAGGGCATATATTCCCCATGTGAAGGCCCCCGCACAGGGTGAGCACGAATTCTTGATTCCAGAGccatggtgggggagatgttgCAGATTGCTGACCCCAAGTGCGATGTTCTGTTGCATTGGCGTCTAAGCTTAGCAACCCTGGGGGCCAAGAGATGCCACAGCGCCCTTCAGCGGGGCCTAGGTGTGTCAACTTTCCATCACGATCATCATGCCCCTCTCCTGCCATTCATAAGCAACGTTCACATACACCGTTTGGCTTGGTGAACAAGAGTTCGTCTCATCAACGGTCTGCAATCTTTCAATCGTTCCGACGTCACCAAGCTTGAAAAATGTTGCCGGCGGCCTATTAATAGCCAATCAAGTTGAGGTTGCAGTTGAGGTCACCGGTCCCCTCCCAGCTGCTCGGCATCCAGTGAACCTTCAACTGTCACCATCGGCAATCCTCGCCACACAACGCAACGCGATAAATAGACGGACCTGCAGCAACAGAGTCGACTACTGCAGCCCCTCCGCTGAACCACGCAACACAGCGTTAGCCATGAGATGGCAGCAACAAGTGTATCAGGTCGAAACCCCCTTTGCCGCTCGGCTGGGCCTCCCGAGCTTAAATCTCACGCCAGCATGACAGAGCCTCGCCATCTCACCGTCGGGATCCTCTCCGCTGACCAGGGTCTTGTTCAGACGACTGACCACCCACCATTCGTCCCGATCTGGATACCCAGATGCAATTATCACCGTTCCACGCCGCAGTATTGCTGACGGCATCACACCCAACCCCGTTGccattttttttctttcagtGGGTGGTGTCCACAATCACTTTGATAATGGCACGTTATACGACACTTTTCTTGTGTTTCGTGAAAAGCTGCCTATCATTACCccgctgttgctgatggtgggAGCTTGAACAGATTGACCTGCTCATGTCTTGTGCCTCACGACTGATGACCAGTAGCAAAGATCCAAATATCCAGATATCCAAATATCCAGCTGGTTAACCGTTCTTCAAAAGAACATGTACCAGAGTATCTATGGAGATCTCTCCTCTGCCAAATCCGGCCGAATCCTGCCTCTGTTACAGGTGACATTTGCCAGAATGCGCTCCCGTCCAGCGATGCGTTCAGCCCACCTATGGTATTGCGATGGGGGCCACGAAGTCAATGCATTATTCTTCAAAGCTGGGAAGTGGCGCCGGCTATGTCAGCTCCTTGAAGTGATGTCTTGACGGGCGTCCTTGACATCCTAATAGAAGCTCAATATTCCAAACATCCACATCTTTGCTGTATCGCTCACTGACCttacaccatcaccatctcttCAACGCCGTAATCTCTTTTCCACACCACCTACCTGATTCCATCGAGCAAGAAGACTTGTCTATTTTACTAAAATGGTCGCCTCCTTCGTCTGGACCGCAGAAGAGGCCAGATACCTCAAAGCCGTCCTCCGCTGGCAAGACGCCCCCTCCTCAGACGACGACGCCACCGCTACCAGACCAAGACAACCCAGAAGGAgaccgccccctcccccacaggCAACTATACAACTTTCCTCCCAAAACCGCAGGCAAccccaagaaaaagaagaccacccaccatcaggTGAACTCCGCGTGTTGGTCCTCGGGGCGAAAGGAGCAGGGAAATCCTCTCTTTTGAGCAGAGTACGCCCCCTTTCTCACCTATCCCCTCCCATTTGTTCGCTATCTAATACAGACTTGAAGTTTTCGCAAGGCACATTCCCTCCCGCCACCCAACCCGcaagagcaacaacaacGTCACCATCAGGGGAGTCCCACTCAGGAAGCTGCCGACATCCcatctttctcctcccctccacaacaggggacagcaaaaaaaagaaatacaTCATCGACGCGCTAGAATTCCCTTCCAATCAGTCATCTTCGAACCCATTGCTGGAGCAAGCACTGGCCATCACCGAGGCGGCGGTTGTGGTTTATGACACGGCAAGCGCCGATTCTTTCAGGTTGGCgaaaggggtggtggaattCATCTTGGAGCATTTCGACCCACTCACACCATCCCCCAACAATAGCGCCAACAGGAGGGTTTATCcagtggtgctggtggggaaTAAATTTGACAATgacaaggagagagaggttagcgaggatgaggggagagaggcggCCGGGAAGATGGGGGTTAGATGTATGATGGAGGTTAGTGCCAGGACGGGAGAAGGGGTACAAGGGGTGTTTGAGACTATCGGGGCGGAGGTTCTCGCTGCGAAGAGGGCGACAACCACGGctagggaggtggggagggaaatGGTTCAGGGTGGTGGGTATGAGAAGGCGGGCAACAGGCCCCAACTTGTGAGGCAAGAAGGGAGTGCAGGCGGGAGTGCAGGCGGGAGTAACAAGAAAGGGGGTTTACTGAGAAGGATGTTCTGGGGGAGGAAACTCCACACGCGGCAGGGAGTTGCTTGAGTTCGATGAATATGTGGCTGTAGGATGCCGAAGAAAGTGTCCAAGTGGTGTAAAGTAGTGCAAGCGAGTgccagcagcatcaagaaTTCCAACACAAGCACAAGTCTTCACACAAAATGATGTCAAAAATGTATTGAActaacccaaccaacccatccctaGTCCATTccacaagaaaagaaagccaCAAACCATAagcaagcaaaaagaaaacatcatctccctccttctcccctcccctccccagtcCAGCTGTATGACTCAGTTCACCCCCCCCCCGTATTTTGATACCCCGTGCCCTTCTCGTTCCCCTATAAACGCCAGGGCGCAGGTCTCTCTCATATACGAGCGCTAACAAAGCACGCGAAGATGGGTATGATACAAAACAGACCCCTGTCAGCAGATCTGCCTCTTCTTCGACAAATGGAACATGAAAGTAGAAATTATACgtctccgtcttcttcttcttcttcttcttcttcttcttcttcttcctctcctcccggTTCATCTTTCCGAGTAACTAACTGACGCCTTTTCATGCATCCCTGGTagaaaaaacaacaaaaaaagtgACGTGTGGTCGGATAGTGCGCTCGTGTATCCAACACGGCAAGTTGGTCGAGAAGTAGTAGGGTATCATGGATCTGTTCCATTCTTGGTTTCAGTGCAGGCCTTGGGCTACTGTGCCCATCCCTTATATGTTGACCGCTTGCTCGGTTGCGATCAgaaacccccaaaaacaaaaactccTATCCCAGGTCATGAATGtgcaaaaagcaaaaaggcCTCCTTTTTAGTCGTAGCCGGCACCGCGTTGCCAAGGACTTGGGCTAGTGAATGTTAGCAAAGTTTCATCGGTTCTCCACCCAGAGATAACATACCTAGCGTTATTTTGTTGCCGGAAGGCGCCCGGACCTGGGCTGTTGTTCTGGTTTCGATAGGGCGGAGAGCCATCAAACGGACTGGGCGCCCGCATCGAGCCGTTGTCTTGGTACCTCGGCGGGCTGCGAGGTCCGTcggcggggaagaagggcatCGACGGATTAGCTGGAGATTGGGGGCGGTTGCCGTAGCCTTGGTTGTTGTAGTTCGACTGGGCGCCAAAGCTCTGGTTGGAGTGAGCGCCAaagctgttgttggagtgAGCACCAAAGCTCTGGTTAGAGTGAGCAGAAGGCACGCCGAGCCTCTCGGTCTGGCGCCGGAGCGAGTCCGATGTAATAGATTCGGCGTCATCGTCCAGGTCCATGCCCTTGTTGAAACCCTCCTTGCCGCCACGAGCGGTAGCCGCGAGCGCGTCCAGCTCGGTAGTCGTCGTGAGGTGCGTCTGAGACTTCATGAACGAGGTTCTGTCATCGGCCATGTAGGTGTAGCGGCCATCCGGGTTGTCGCGGAAGATGACAATGACAGTGGTGACAATgagcatcaacagcaaaacCAGCGCAAAGGAAGCATTAGCAATCCACAACACGACGCCCACAACGCCAGTGACGAGTCTGGGCTGGTTAAAGACCTCGGTGAAGATCATCAAAAAGATCGAGTTGACAAAGTTGATGGCGCAGATGGCAATGTTGAAAGAGTTGGTGCTCTTGTCCATCCATGGGCGAAGGACGCTGGCGGCAATCAGGGCGCCGGCTTCAATGATAAGAAAACCCACGGCCTGAACGGTTCCCGAGTGCTGCGCAAAGGCGATGAACATGGCCTTGAGTCCCAAGTAGCCAAGGTAGGGCAGGATGAAGTAGTAGGCGGAGGCTCTGAACTGCACGTAGAGGAAGCCCCACTTGTTAAGTGCCTGGGGGTCCGAGAAGAGGATATAGGCCGGGTTGTTGTGCATGACGATGGAGCGGCGGGCAATCATAATCACCTTGAAGGCGGCCCAGCAGAGCGTGGTCGTCATTCCGATCAGGAAAAAGACGGCCAGGACCATTAGGGCAGCCGAATCGTTCTGGGTGAACTCCCACAAGCACATGATGGCCATGGACGGGAACCCGATGAGGGTAAGACGGAACAAGATGCCCTTGAGGACCGTGAGCCAGCCGTTGCGGAAGTCGAGGAACTTGTCGCTGTCCATCATCTTATTCTTGACGGCCATCTCGCAGGCACCCTTGAAAGCGGCCACGGCCAGACTGACAAAAATGACCatcaagcagaagaaggccacgCAAGTCATGAAAACATTGGTCGACTCGATGCCTGCGCGGAAGGCCACACGCTGGATCCCGTACACGATGTAACTGCCAGAGCTGGTCTCGATATTGGCGCGACGCATGAGGTCCCGCTTCATGGCTTGCCCGAGAGGCTCAGCGATGCTCCTCGGCATCATGGCCACAGAGCGCTTCGCGAGGCTCATACCAGCTTCGATAAAATCCAAAGATCGCTTCTCAACTTGCACGGAAACGGTCGTAAGCGAGTCGAAGATGGTGGCCGGAGTACCACCAGTGGCGCGCTGGTACCAGGTAAAGATGTCCTGCATGAACTCGAGACGAATGATTCCCATGCTCCACTGGAAATCCTGGGTCCACGACATGACAACAGGCGGCAGAGGCACACCAGTGAGACCAAGCATGGCCTGGGCCTGGAAGTAACCAAAGAGCGAGAGGGCGTTGGCAGCGACGTGGGAAGCGGCATTGTAGTGACCGAGACCAGACATGATAGCCGACGATGTGAGAGCCAAACCAGCGACAATGGCAGTAGCCCACTTGACACCAAGCAAATCCACCGTCTTTCCGTTGGAAATATCAGCCTCCACGCAAGCAACAGCGTTTCCTGCCTCGGGACCATCCGTCATGGTAAAAATCACCTTTACGGTGGCGTCGAGATCGGGGAAGTTATAGGCGATTCCAGGTACTTGTTCCAGGGCGTCACCGGTAACGGGAAGGTTGAAGTTGAGAGGAATCTTGCCTGCTGTCATGGGACAGAGACCAGCGAGACCCATATCGCATGGGCTGACTTTttgcttgatgatggggaaacCATAGGCCGAGACCTCGACATCGAAAGTGACGTTGCCCTGGACTGACGAGACAGCTACAATGTCGACGTTGGCTGTTTTGTTATTTGGTGTGAAGACGACCTTGAACAAGCTGGCGCTGAACAGCGAGTTTTCCTGACAAGAGTTGAGCGAGTTCGACTGGAGAATCGGCTCTGCCATTGCTGGTGCGACGAGCGCCGCGAGCGACGCGAAGGCCGCAACGGGCCGTGTTAAAGACAACCTCATGGTGACCAACAATCGATTCAGATGACAGACGGCAGTCTAAGCAACCTGTGCTTTTTTAGAGAGTCGGGAGTTGGCgtgaggtgggtgagtggTGCGGCGTAGTTGGTTTGTTTACTCGGTTTGAACCAGTCGCTTCTTTTGCGGTTGTCCGTTGCTTTGTCCGTCGAGTTTGCAAACCCGTGAGCCGCCAGCGTGCAGGTGTCGGTAGAGAGAGCCAGTATTTTTGGTAAATAAACAGactggaagatgaagaacaGCTAAACGAGGCGCTGAGAGAAATTTCGAAGGGAAACCAGGGAAGAATGCGGAATGAAGACGGCGTCGAGTGAAGAGGCGCGCGCGCTGTGAGAATCGAAGGCGGGTTACTTTTGGTGTCGATTGTTGGCAGGGAGAATAGTAAAAAAAGCGAGAGTATGCTGCCAAACAACGGCGACCAGTTGGCTAGTTACGCCAATGCTGAGAATTCCGCCACCTTTTCTCTCAAAAACGACagtgagaagaaggagattttGCAATCATCAAGCGGTTGCAAAAATccatgtggtggtgagaggtggaaatggaagtcTGAGTGAGAGAAGCGGAAGACGAGGGAGCATTTGGGATTAGGGGGGTCTGAGAGGAAACGGGGGACACAGCGCTTGTGTCGCCGTGCAGCAGGTCTTCTGTCGTAATGAGCGCACGGGGGGGAGCGGGAAGCGCCAATGCCTGCCAACCGTCTCTGCCAGGGTAGCGCCCGTTAATGCACGCTTGGAGATGAGATCGCCATGTTAGTGCACAACGATACAAATGTCATGACTTGTGCCCAACGGCGGGTCGACCGCTATCTCGTGGCCAGGTGTTACAGACTGGGCTCTAACAGTTCAACCTCACAGCGCGTAGCCGAGACCGTCGAACCCCTTATTGCTCAATGCAGTGCTACTGTCGGAGAATTCGATTTCTTCATCGACATACATGATGAATGGGTATTTCTCATGAGCAAAACAACAGAATGAAGAGACATTCGTATTGCATTCCAAGAGTCTTGACGCTTTCTTGGGAGGCGCTGGGCGAGACTTGGGAGGAATCGCCAAGCAGGGAATTTTGAACATGTTGTTCACGAGTTCCGTCATAGCATTCCGTTCCCTCAACGGTGAGAGGGTGCGatcatcaacaccgcccCCCTCTTGCGAGCTTTCCAAGATCTTGTCTGCATCTTGCACACGCAAGCTCCATCTCTTTTCTGTCACTACCAGCCACCAAACCGATAGAAAACGTTGCAAGTCCATCCTAGAAATCGGATACGGATTGTAATGAAGGGGACTTGCACAGCCCCCCCACCAATATCCCGGCAATGAAACGGGAGCGCCCCCCCGCTTCAAAAAGCTCGCTCCGGTCCACGTTTCTGATCAGTCCGTTTTGTCCGTGTTGGTCGCCATGATCACGGCTCGTTTTGGGTGGGAAATCGACAGGCAAGAGCAAGAGATGTCATTTGTTTATTTACCACTTCCCTGGTTCACAGGAGGCAGCCTTCATGATGTCTGCAGATGCGGTGGCGGCCAATCAGGTCGTGACCCCTCCCTCTGATGACATGCCGCAGGTACAAGGTGGTGTGCCCCTCCAGGCTTCAAGGTCCAGACCACTGAGGGCGCCAAGAGTTATCCATGGGAAGACGAAATCGTCAGTCTCTTGGGTTTGTGATCCAGAGTTTGGAcctggagaagaaaagacaaaTGGAGTTGTCAGTCCGGTCAGTTTGCTCCCGTCGAACGCACATCCATGGCGATCTCCCACTCTCAAACATTGGCGTCTCTCGGGAACTGCAGCATGCGAAACGTTCCATCTGATGTCCCCCCAAGGGTCCCTGTGGTTATCATTTTTTGGTCTGGCCCTCTCTTACGAGACCGCGAAAATGGTGATGGCAGTTGATGAGGCGGAGCATGTTTGCTCTCTTTTTAAGAGCTTGATTTTTGATGACCGGACAGCCTCTCCGGGGAGTGACGCTTGAGTATAAGTCGATACAGTTGAACCGAGCGCAGCGCTACTTGACACATGTGGCTGCCGCTGGTCATCCCATGTTGAGCATGAGAAACGGCGACGGTGACACTCATCCTTCAAATAGCTTGGGCCTTCTTATATGGTGTCCCGTGAAGCCAAATGATCCTCTCACACGCACAGGCACGGCTCCCAGATTAAACAAGATGGACACAAGGTCCATCTGGCTCAAGGTCTTGATGGTCACTTACACACAAACTTGGCAGGGGTTAGGGCCCAGAGAAAGAGGTTGTCTAACCTGACCTCTGACTTCCTTCGCtagagggttagggtctgCATCAGCTTTATTAGGTGCACACGATAAGATACGTGTCTCCCACATGCCAATGACCTCATGTGAAGGTAGCTCTAagcaaccacccccaccatcatcgcTAGCATCACCGTATAGACTAGACAGCTATCTGCGACTATCCTCACTGCATCTTGGAACAATCAACCGTTGAACCGTCTCTGAACCCAAGACCCTGTACCTAAACTCCCACCCATCCGCCCACCCGGCACCTCCGACAAACatgttcctcctccgccgaCCACCTCGGTTCAGACCATCCCGTATCTTCAGCCATGTCCCCTACCAAAAGCCAACACccagatcaccaccaccaccaccaccctcaccatcaccacaatcCCTCCGCTCCTATCCCCAACCAAGATGGCActccaccaaaccccctcccccagaagaagaggaaatcCACCAGCGCATCATCCCCCACAAGCGCAACCCCTACAATCCCTCCAACATCCGCAACCCCTACTCCTACCGAACCTACAACAACGACCACTACATCCGCCTCCAAGCCGCCGAGCCCCTCCGCGGCCCATCAAAGATCACAACCACAGCCGTAATAGCCATTGCCACAACCGCCGGCCTCCTCTTTTACTTTGCGAACCTCGAAAAGGTGCCCGTGTCCAACCGCACCCGGTTCAACGTCTACGGACCAGACTCCTCCACCCTAAAGTCAGTAGCCGAGATGAGCTAcaagaggttgttgatcgAACTGCAAGATCAAGGAGCGAGGATACTACCCGAGTGGGATCCACGGACTgtgagagtgaggagggtgatgcaGAGACTCATTCCCTTTAGCGGAATGGGCGCGAATCAAGACTGGGAAATCTTCGTCATCGACGCCCCAAACCAAGCCAACGCTTTTGTCCTGCCCGGCGGAAAAGTCTTTGTGTTCAGCGGCATCATGAACCTCGCCCGAGGCGACAGTGCCCTCGCCACCGTTCTAGGCCACGAGATAGCCCACAATGTCGCTGGGCATTTTGGCGAGAGGCTGTCGCAGGACATTGGGAAGAATATCCTTTTGTTCAGTCTCATGCTGCTTGGGGGGGTGATTGGGATTGGGCCGTTGATTgcggggtggtttgggaCGAGCGTGATTGATATCACTTTTGGGAATCCGATGAGCAGACTTCAGGAGACGGAGGCGGATTATattgggttgatgatgatgagtgagGCGTGTTTTGACCCGAGGGATGCggtggggttttgggggcggatggagatggcgggACAGAGGGAGGTTgcgaggggaggggtggatgtACCGGAGTGGGCAAGCACGCATCCGAGCAATGCTAATCGGATAAAGAAGATACAGGAGTGGCTGCCcgaggcgatgaagaagagggaggatagTGATTGTAGTACTACGGGGTCGACGGCGGATGCGTTCAGGCGGGCGTTGGAGACGGGGGGGTTTATTATtatggggtggtgaggggagcGGTGTGTGGGAGGGAAAAGCGCCGTTCGAAGGGACAGGATTGTGATTTTCTAGCGTGGAGTTGGGGACATTTTGTTTTGCCACACGTGAGGGTATGTAACATGAAGGGCAGTGTATGAGAGAGGGATGTAAAGTAG
Proteins encoded in this window:
- a CDS encoding hypothetical protein (EggNog:ENOG503PEUE; COG:S), translated to MVASFVWTAEEARYLKAVLRWQDAPSSDDDATATRPRQPRRRPPPPPQATIQLSSQNRRQPQEKEDHPPSGELRVLVLGAKGAGKSSLLSRFSQGTFPPATQPARATTTSPSGESHSGSCRHPIFLLPSTTGDSKKKKYIIDALEFPSNQSSSNPLLEQALAITEAAVVVYDTASADSFRLAKGVVEFILEHFDPLTPSPNNSANRRVYPVVLVGNKFDNDKEREVSEDEGREAAGKMGVRCMMEVSARTGEGVQGVFETIGAEVLAAKRATTTAREVGREMVQGGGYEKAGNRPQLVRQEGSAGGSNKKGGLLRRMFWGRKLHTRQGVA
- the FLC3_1 gene encoding putative flavin carrier protein 3 (EggNog:ENOG503NW1I; COG:S); protein product: MRLSLTRPVAAFASLAALVAPAMAEPILQSNSLNSCQENSLFSASLFKVVFTPNNKTANVDIVAVSSVQGNVTFDVEVSAYGFPIIKQKVSPCDMGLAGLCPMTAGKIPLNFNLPVTGDALEQVPGIAYNFPDLDATVKVIFTMTDGPEAGNAVACVEADISNGKTVDLLGVKWATAIVAGLALTSSAIMSGLGHYNAASHVAANALSLFGYFQAQAMLGLTGVPLPPVVMSWTQDFQWSMGIIRLEFMQDIFTWYQRATGGTPATIFDSLTTVSVQVEKRSLDFIEAGMSLAKRSVAMMPRSIAEPLGQAMKRDLMRRANIETSSGSYIVYGIQRVAFRAGIESTNVFMTCVAFFCLMVIFVSLAVAAFKGACEMAVKNKMMDSDKFLDFRNGWLTVLKGILFRLTLIGFPSMAIMCLWEFTQNDSAALMVLAVFFLIGMTTTLCWAAFKVIMIARRSIVMHNNPAYILFSDPQALNKWGFLYVQFRASAYYFILPYLGYLGLKAMFIAFAQHSGTVQAVGFLIIEAGALIAASVLRPWMDKSTNSFNIAICAINFVNSIFLMIFTEVFNQPRLVTGVVGVVLWIANASFALVLLLMLIVTTVIVIFRDNPDGRYTYMADDRTSFMKSQTHLTTTTELDALAATARGGKEGFNKGMDLDDDAESITSDSLRRQTERLGVPSAHSNQSFGAHSNNSFGAHSNQSFGAQSNYNNQGYGNRPQSPANPSMPFFPADGPRSPPRYQDNGSMRAPSPFDGSPPYRNQNNSPGPGAFRQQNNASPSPWQRGAGYD
- the OMA1 gene encoding metalloendopeptidase (MEROPS:MER0026545; COG:O; EggNog:ENOG503NX2W), whose product is MFLLRRPPRFRPSRIFSHVPYQKPTPRSPPPPPPSPSPQSLRSYPQPRWHSTKPPPPEEEEIHQRIIPHKRNPYNPSNIRNPYSYRTYNNDHYIRLQAAEPLRGPSKITTTAVIAIATTAGLLFYFANLEKVPVSNRTRFNVYGPDSSTLKSVAEMSYKRLLIELQDQGARILPEWDPRTVRVRRVMQRLIPFSGMGANQDWEIFVIDAPNQANAFVLPGGKVFVFSGIMNLARGDSALATVLGHEIAHNVAGHFGERLSQDIGKNILLFSLMLLGGVIGIGPLIAGWFGTSVIDITFGNPMSRLQETEADYIGLMMMSEACFDPRDAVGFWGRMEMAGQREVARGGVDVPEWASTHPSNANRIKKIQEWLPEAMKKREDSDCSTTGSTADAFRRALETGGFIIMGW